In Streptomyces chartreusis, the following proteins share a genomic window:
- a CDS encoding nitrate- and nitrite sensing domain-containing protein — protein sequence MRFRGKSIRRKMVALLLVPLVSLTAIWGFATVLTGRGVAQLFTVSSLVEKIGYSTEDAVRVLQQERRQALVYLADPRASDALTALRVTRRSTDTAVSEIRKNAKDPDVRDGMDEGDEERLTAVLDAFDGINALRRSVEDGTVTRAQALYLYNRLVDPCYALLGALDGIDSVAMDKQARALLNVTRARELLSREDALLSSALVVGKLTREEIRDVSDLVAQRTLMYDVSLTDLPSSERERFERFWKNASTAPLRVAEQAVIFGQPGRPSIVEAKSWDTAAGSVLEELSKLNDEAGTRYQERVQPVAMGVIVKAAIAGVLGLLALLFSLVLSVRIGRSLIRDLRQLRLEAHEASGVRLPSVMRRLSAGEQVDVETEVPRLEYDKNEIGEVGQALNTLQRAAVEAAVKQAELRAGVSEVFVNLARRSQVLLHKQLTLLDTMERRTEDTDELADLFRLDHLTTRMRRHAEGLVILSGAAPSRQWRKPVQLMDVVRAAVAEVEDYERIEVRRLPRVAVTGPAVADITHLVAELLENATVFSPPHTAVQVLGERVANGFTLEIHDRGLGMAAEALLDANLRLAETPEFELSDTDRLGLFVVSRLAQRQNVRVSLQPSPYGGTTAVVFIPDALLTDDVPDTNGIGFRLDRPTPSKEAELEEARRAALSQVPVRVPGLPTSLLDGPVELEAPVDLDALGGFPDHLADEDGDRGGLFRPRRALGPTETETTGPLGEQHPVSGIPGGPEQSPEADMSAPVPLPRRSTPKLVSSHGRPVTEQRSRREKPDPEPSASTSRPQPNGLAPLPTRRRGTGPQGGAADGHDHGQERPGIPSADARDRGEPSARDRGEQPEPPALPRRTHRPAIASSSADDSAPNPAGAQPPTGSGTGALPRRVRQANLAPQLRQGPARRTEDKPEPVERDADEVRSRMASLQRGWQRGRTENAAGDDAHSGTAPQRTTKGDGR from the coding sequence ATGCGCTTTCGCGGGAAGTCGATCCGCCGGAAGATGGTGGCGCTGCTTCTCGTGCCGCTGGTGTCCCTGACCGCTATCTGGGGTTTCGCCACGGTACTCACGGGGCGAGGTGTGGCCCAGCTGTTCACGGTGTCGTCCCTCGTCGAGAAGATCGGTTACTCCACCGAGGACGCCGTGCGCGTCCTCCAGCAGGAGCGTCGTCAGGCGCTCGTCTATCTCGCCGACCCACGGGCCTCGGACGCACTGACGGCGCTGCGCGTCACCCGGCGCTCCACCGACACCGCCGTGTCCGAGATCCGCAAGAACGCCAAGGACCCCGACGTCCGCGACGGGATGGACGAGGGCGACGAGGAACGCCTCACCGCGGTCCTGGACGCCTTCGACGGCATCAACGCCCTGCGCCGCAGCGTCGAGGACGGCACGGTGACCCGCGCCCAGGCCCTGTATCTCTACAACCGCCTCGTCGACCCCTGCTACGCACTGCTTGGTGCCCTCGACGGCATCGACAGCGTCGCGATGGACAAGCAGGCACGCGCCCTGCTCAACGTCACCCGCGCCCGCGAGCTCCTCTCGCGCGAGGACGCGCTGCTCAGCTCCGCCCTCGTGGTCGGCAAGCTCACCCGCGAGGAGATCCGCGACGTCTCCGACCTCGTGGCCCAGCGCACCCTCATGTACGACGTCAGCCTCACCGACCTGCCGTCGTCGGAGCGCGAGCGCTTCGAACGCTTCTGGAAGAACGCCTCCACCGCCCCGCTGCGCGTCGCCGAACAGGCCGTCATCTTCGGCCAGCCGGGCCGGCCCAGCATCGTCGAGGCCAAGAGCTGGGACACCGCCGCGGGCAGCGTCCTCGAAGAGCTCAGCAAGCTCAACGACGAGGCGGGCACCCGCTATCAGGAGCGCGTCCAGCCGGTGGCGATGGGCGTCATCGTCAAGGCCGCCATCGCCGGCGTCCTCGGACTGCTCGCCCTGCTGTTCTCGCTCGTCCTGTCCGTACGGATCGGCCGCAGCCTCATCCGCGACCTGCGACAGCTGCGCCTGGAGGCCCACGAGGCGTCCGGCGTGCGCCTGCCCAGCGTGATGCGCCGCCTCTCCGCCGGCGAACAGGTCGACGTCGAGACCGAGGTCCCGCGCCTGGAGTACGACAAGAACGAGATCGGCGAGGTCGGGCAGGCCCTCAACACCCTCCAGCGCGCCGCCGTCGAGGCCGCCGTCAAGCAGGCCGAACTGCGCGCCGGCGTCTCCGAGGTCTTCGTCAACCTCGCCCGCCGCAGCCAGGTCCTCCTGCACAAGCAGCTCACCCTCCTCGACACCATGGAACGCCGGACCGAGGACACCGACGAACTCGCCGACCTGTTCCGCCTGGACCACCTCACCACCCGTATGCGCCGCCACGCCGAGGGCCTGGTGATCCTCTCCGGCGCCGCCCCCTCCCGGCAGTGGCGCAAGCCCGTCCAGCTCATGGACGTCGTGCGCGCCGCGGTCGCCGAGGTCGAGGACTACGAGCGCATCGAGGTGCGCCGTCTGCCCCGTGTCGCCGTCACCGGCCCGGCCGTCGCGGACATCACCCACCTCGTCGCCGAACTCCTCGAGAACGCCACGGTGTTCTCCCCGCCGCACACCGCCGTCCAGGTCCTGGGCGAGCGCGTCGCCAACGGCTTCACCCTGGAGATCCACGACCGTGGCCTGGGCATGGCCGCCGAGGCCCTCCTCGACGCCAACCTCCGGCTCGCCGAGACGCCCGAGTTCGAACTGTCCGACACCGACCGGCTCGGTCTCTTCGTGGTCAGCCGTCTCGCCCAGCGCCAGAACGTCCGCGTCTCCCTCCAGCCGTCGCCGTACGGCGGCACCACCGCGGTCGTCTTCATTCCCGACGCGCTCCTCACCGACGACGTGCCCGACACCAACGGCATCGGCTTCCGTCTCGACCGGCCCACCCCGTCGAAGGAAGCGGAGCTGGAGGAGGCGCGCCGCGCGGCCCTCTCCCAGGTACCGGTCCGGGTGCCCGGCCTGCCCACCTCGCTCCTGGACGGTCCGGTCGAGCTGGAAGCCCCCGTCGACCTCGACGCGCTCGGCGGCTTCCCGGACCACCTCGCCGACGAGGACGGCGATCGCGGCGGCCTGTTCCGCCCGCGTCGAGCCCTCGGCCCCACCGAGACCGAGACGACCGGCCCGCTCGGCGAGCAGCACCCGGTCTCCGGCATCCCCGGCGGCCCGGAGCAGAGTCCCGAAGCCGACATGAGCGCGCCGGTGCCGCTGCCGCGCCGCAGCACACCCAAGCTGGTCAGCTCGCACGGGCGCCCCGTCACGGAGCAGCGCTCCCGGCGCGAGAAGCCCGACCCGGAGCCCTCGGCGAGCACGAGCCGACCGCAGCCGAACGGCCTCGCACCTCTGCCGACCCGGCGCCGCGGCACAGGCCCCCAGGGCGGCGCGGCCGACGGGCACGACCACGGCCAGGAGCGCCCCGGCATCCCGTCCGCCGACGCGCGGGATCGCGGCGAGCCGTCGGCGCGGGACCGCGGTGAGCAGCCGGAGCCACCGGCACTGCCCAGGCGCACCCATCGCCCCGCCATCGCGTCCAGCAGCGCCGACGACTCGGCACCGAACCCGGCCGGCGCGCAACCGCCGACCGGCTCCGGAACGGGCGCGCTGCCCCGCCGCGTACGGCAGGCCAACCTGGCTCCCCAGCTCAGGCAGGGCCCCGCGCGGCGCACCGAGGACAAGCCGGAGCCCGTGGAACGGGACGCGGACGAGGTACGCAGCCGAATGGCCTCACTCCAACGCGGCTGGCAGCGCGGCCGCACGGAGAACGCCGCGGGCGACGACGCCCACAGCGGCACAGCACCACAACGAACGACTAAGGGGGACGGTCGATGA
- a CDS encoding roadblock/LC7 domain-containing protein gives MTAPEATGHTATNQSGELNWLLDDLVDRVASIRKALVLSGDGLPTGVSKDLTREDSEHLAAVASGFHSLAKGVGRHFEAGSVRQTVVELDEAFLFVTAAGDGSCLAVLSDADSDVGQVAYEMTLLVKRVGVHLASTPRTDLTSGG, from the coding sequence ATGACCGCACCAGAGGCGACCGGCCACACCGCGACGAACCAGTCGGGGGAGCTCAACTGGCTCCTCGACGACCTGGTGGACCGAGTCGCCAGCATCCGCAAGGCCCTCGTGCTCTCCGGCGACGGCCTGCCCACGGGTGTGTCCAAGGACCTGACCCGTGAGGACAGCGAGCACCTGGCCGCCGTCGCGTCCGGGTTCCACAGCCTCGCCAAGGGCGTGGGCCGGCACTTCGAGGCGGGCAGCGTCCGGCAGACGGTCGTCGAGCTGGACGAAGCCTTCCTGTTCGTGACGGCGGCCGGTGACGGCAGCTGCCTCGCCGTGCTCTCGGACGCCGACTCCGACGTCGGCCAGGTCGCGTACGAGATGACGCTCCTCGTCAAGCGGGTCGGCGTACATCTGGCCTCCACTCCGCGCACCGATCTGACCTCGGGCGGGTAG
- a CDS encoding DUF742 domain-containing protein, with translation MSADGQGRSHWFDDEAGPVVRPYAMTRGRTTSAAQHRLDLIAVVVAEAHADDPDADSTLSPEHVDIVELCRDAPQSVAELSAELDLPIGVVRVLVGDLVDGEFVHVNRPVPPAELVDESILRDVINGLRAL, from the coding sequence ATGAGCGCTGACGGTCAGGGAAGAAGCCACTGGTTCGACGACGAGGCCGGACCGGTCGTCCGTCCGTACGCCATGACGCGTGGCCGCACCACCAGTGCGGCCCAGCACCGCCTCGACCTGATCGCGGTGGTCGTCGCGGAAGCGCACGCGGACGACCCGGACGCCGACTCGACACTGTCCCCGGAACACGTGGACATCGTCGAGCTGTGCCGTGACGCCCCGCAGTCCGTCGCGGAACTCTCCGCCGAACTTGATCTGCCCATCGGAGTCGTGCGGGTCCTTGTCGGAGACCTCGTGGATGGGGAATTCGTCCATGTGAACCGGCCCGTACCGCCTGCTGAGCTGGTGGACGAGAGTATTCTGCGCGACGTGATCAACGGCCTGCGGGCGCTGTGA
- a CDS encoding hydantoinase B/oxoprolinase family protein, with protein sequence MTGWQFWVDRGGTFTDIVARRPDGRLLTHKLLSENPARYSDAAVAGVRELLNGSPDPIEAVRMGTTVATNALLERKGGRTLLVITRGFRDALRIAYQNRPRIFARRIKLPELLYERVVEVDERIAADGTVLRTPDLNALAGPLQEAYDDGIRAVAVVCMHSHLHPAHEQAVGRLADRFGFPQISLSSEVSPLMKLVPRGDTAVVDAYLSPVLRRYVQHVADQLEDVRLMFMQSNGGLAEAGQFRGKDAILSGPAGGIVGMARMSQLAGFDRVIGFDMGGTSTDVSHFAGDYERVFTTQIAGVRLRAPMLDIHTVAAGGGSVLHFDGSRYRVGPDSAGADPGPACYRGGGPLAVTDANVMLGRIQPAHFPHVFGPDGDQPLDDALVRDRFTALARDIREQTGDDRTPEQVAEGFLQIAVANIANAVKRISVQKGHDVTRYALTTFGGAGGQHACMVADSLGIRTVLVPPMAGVLSALGIGLADTTAMREQSVEVPLDTASMPGVLKTADDLESAARAEILDEDVPEDRVRITRRAQLRYDGTDTTLTVELTEPDTMRRAFEERHRATYSFTLDRPIVVEALSVEATGITEPPDLSALAPYEAAPEDSPAAPHTVLLHTGGTRREVPLHRREFLPPGETVTGPAIITEASATTVVDDGWQAVATDDGHLVMERVAITESSDLGTKADPVLLEVFNNLFMSIAEQMGARLESTAQSVNIKERLDFSCALFDPDGNLVANAPHIPVHLGSMGTSVKEVIRRRGSGMRPGDTYAVNDPYHGGTHLPDVTVITPVFDTDGTENTESEPRILFYVASRGHHAEIGGIAPGSMPANSSTIEEEGILFDNWLLAENGRFREEETLALLTEARYPSRNPRTNLADLRAQIAANQKGVDEVARMIENFGLDVVQAYMRHVQDNAEEAVRRVIDALDDGEYAYETDSGAVIRVRVRVDRAARTATVDFTGTSPQLATNFNAPFSVVNAAVLYVFRTLVADDIPLNDGCLRPLDIIVPPGSMLAPEPPAAVVAGNVETSQAITGALYAALGVQAEGSGTMNNVTFGNERHQYYETVASGSGAGDGFPGASVVQTHMTNSRLTDPEVLEWRLPVQLDEFALRHGSGGAGRWHGGDGAVRRLRFHEPMTVSTLSQHRRVPPYGMAGGEPGALGANRVEHADGTVTALAGSDSADVGPGDVLVIETPGGGGYGPPSRDPHQAGEEIDDLRAF encoded by the coding sequence GTGACAGGCTGGCAGTTCTGGGTCGACCGTGGCGGCACCTTCACGGACATCGTCGCGCGACGCCCGGACGGCCGCCTGCTGACGCACAAGCTCCTGTCGGAGAACCCGGCGCGCTACTCCGACGCCGCCGTGGCGGGCGTACGCGAACTGCTGAACGGCTCCCCGGACCCCATCGAGGCCGTCCGCATGGGCACGACGGTCGCCACGAACGCCCTCCTGGAGCGCAAGGGCGGGCGGACCCTGCTGGTGATCACCCGCGGTTTCCGCGACGCCCTGCGCATCGCCTACCAGAACCGCCCCCGCATCTTCGCCCGCCGCATCAAGCTGCCCGAGCTGCTGTACGAGCGGGTCGTCGAGGTCGACGAGCGCATCGCCGCCGACGGCACCGTCCTGCGCACCCCCGACCTGAACGCCCTCGCCGGTCCTCTCCAGGAGGCGTACGACGACGGGATCCGCGCCGTCGCCGTGGTCTGCATGCACAGCCACCTCCACCCGGCCCACGAGCAGGCCGTCGGCCGACTCGCCGACCGCTTCGGCTTCCCGCAGATCTCGCTCTCCAGCGAGGTCAGCCCCCTGATGAAACTCGTCCCGCGCGGGGACACCGCCGTCGTCGACGCCTACCTCTCGCCCGTGCTGCGCCGCTACGTCCAGCACGTCGCCGACCAGCTCGAAGACGTGCGGCTGATGTTCATGCAGTCGAACGGCGGTCTCGCCGAAGCCGGGCAGTTCCGAGGCAAGGACGCCATCCTCTCCGGCCCCGCCGGCGGCATCGTCGGCATGGCCCGCATGTCGCAGCTCGCCGGGTTCGACCGGGTCATCGGCTTCGACATGGGCGGCACCTCCACCGACGTCTCGCACTTCGCGGGCGACTACGAACGCGTCTTCACCACCCAGATCGCCGGAGTGCGGCTGCGCGCCCCCATGCTGGACATCCACACCGTCGCGGCCGGCGGCGGCTCGGTGCTCCACTTCGACGGCTCCCGCTACCGCGTAGGGCCGGACTCGGCGGGCGCGGACCCGGGGCCCGCCTGCTACCGGGGCGGCGGACCGCTCGCCGTGACCGACGCCAACGTCATGCTCGGCCGCATCCAACCCGCGCACTTCCCGCACGTGTTCGGCCCCGACGGCGACCAGCCCCTCGACGACGCCCTCGTCCGCGACCGCTTCACCGCCCTCGCGCGCGACATCCGCGAACAGACCGGGGACGACCGCACCCCCGAGCAGGTGGCCGAGGGCTTCCTTCAGATCGCCGTCGCCAACATCGCCAACGCCGTGAAGCGGATCTCCGTCCAGAAGGGCCACGACGTCACCCGCTACGCCCTCACCACCTTCGGTGGCGCGGGCGGACAGCACGCGTGCATGGTCGCCGACTCGCTCGGCATCCGCACCGTCCTCGTGCCGCCCATGGCCGGCGTGCTCTCCGCACTCGGCATCGGACTCGCCGACACTACGGCCATGCGCGAACAGTCCGTGGAAGTCCCCCTCGACACCGCGTCGATGCCCGGCGTCCTGAAGACCGCGGATGACCTCGAATCCGCCGCCCGCGCCGAAATCCTCGACGAGGACGTCCCCGAGGACCGCGTCAGGATCACCCGACGCGCCCAACTCCGCTACGACGGCACCGACACCACCCTCACCGTCGAACTCACCGAGCCCGACACGATGCGGCGCGCCTTCGAAGAACGTCATCGCGCCACGTACTCCTTCACGCTCGACCGCCCGATCGTCGTCGAAGCCCTCTCCGTCGAAGCCACCGGCATCACCGAACCCCCCGATCTCTCCGCTCTCGCCCCTTACGAGGCCGCCCCCGAGGACAGCCCGGCCGCACCGCACACCGTCCTCCTCCACACCGGCGGCACCCGGCGCGAAGTGCCCCTCCACCGCCGGGAGTTCCTCCCTCCCGGCGAGACCGTCACCGGCCCCGCGATCATCACCGAGGCCAGCGCGACGACCGTCGTGGACGACGGCTGGCAAGCCGTGGCGACCGACGACGGGCATCTGGTCATGGAACGCGTGGCGATTACGGAGAGTTCCGATCTCGGCACGAAAGCCGACCCGGTTCTACTCGAGGTCTTCAACAACCTCTTCATGTCCATCGCCGAACAGATGGGCGCCCGCCTCGAATCCACGGCCCAGTCCGTCAACATCAAAGAACGCCTGGACTTCTCGTGCGCGCTCTTCGACCCGGACGGAAACCTGGTGGCCAACGCCCCGCACATCCCCGTCCACCTGGGTTCCATGGGCACGAGCGTCAAGGAGGTCATCCGGCGCCGCGGCTCCGGAATGCGCCCGGGCGACACCTACGCGGTCAACGACCCGTACCACGGCGGCACCCATCTCCCCGACGTCACCGTGATCACCCCGGTCTTCGACACGGACGGCACGGAGAACACGGAGAGTGAGCCGCGGATCCTCTTCTACGTCGCCTCACGCGGCCATCACGCCGAGATCGGCGGCATCGCGCCCGGCTCCATGCCCGCGAACAGCAGCACCATCGAGGAGGAGGGAATCCTCTTCGACAACTGGCTGCTCGCCGAGAACGGCCGCTTCCGCGAGGAGGAGACCCTCGCTCTGCTCACCGAGGCGCGGTACCCCTCGCGCAACCCAAGGACCAACCTCGCCGACCTGCGCGCCCAGATCGCGGCCAACCAGAAGGGCGTCGACGAAGTCGCCCGCATGATCGAGAACTTCGGCCTCGACGTCGTCCAGGCCTACATGCGGCACGTCCAGGACAACGCTGAGGAAGCGGTCCGCCGCGTCATCGACGCCCTCGACGACGGCGAGTACGCCTACGAGACCGACTCCGGCGCCGTCATCCGGGTACGCGTGCGCGTGGACCGCGCCGCCCGCACCGCCACCGTCGACTTCACCGGCACCTCCCCGCAACTCGCCACCAACTTCAACGCGCCCTTCTCGGTCGTCAACGCGGCGGTCCTGTACGTCTTCCGCACCCTGGTCGCCGACGACATCCCCCTCAACGACGGCTGTCTGCGCCCCCTCGACATCATCGTGCCGCCCGGTTCCATGCTTGCTCCCGAACCTCCGGCCGCGGTCGTCGCGGGCAACGTGGAGACCTCCCAGGCCATCACCGGCGCCCTCTATGCGGCCCTCGGCGTCCAGGCCGAAGGCTCCGGCACCATGAACAACGTCACCTTCGGCAACGAACGCCACCAGTACTACGAGACCGTGGCCTCCGGGTCAGGCGCGGGCGACGGCTTCCCCGGCGCGTCCGTCGTCCAGACCCACATGACCAACTCACGGCTCACCGATCCCGAAGTGCTGGAATGGCGACTGCCCGTCCAGCTCGACGAGTTCGCGCTCCGGCACGGCAGCGGCGGCGCCGGTCGGTGGCACGGCGGGGACGGCGCCGTACGCCGCCTCCGGTTCCACGAGCCCATGACCGTCTCCACGCTGTCCCAGCACCGCCGCGTCCCGCCCTACGGCATGGCCGGCGGCGAGCCCGGCGCACTGGGGGCCAACCGCGTCGAGCACGCGGACGGCACGGTCACCGCGCTCGCCGGCAGCGACTCGGCGGACGTCGGCCCCGGCGACGTACTCGTCATCGAAACCCCCGGCGGCGGAGGCTACGGCCCACCGTCGCGCGACCCCCATCAAGCAGGAGAAGAGATCGATGATCTTCGGGCGTTCTGA
- a CDS encoding GTP-binding protein yields MIFGRSERGKPPVEPVTLKILVAGGFGVGKTTLVGAVSEIRPLRTEELLTEAGRPVDDTSGVEAKRTTTVAMDFGRITLREDLVLYLFGTPGQERFWFMWDELSEGALGAIVLADTRRLEDSFAGIDYFERRGIPFLVGVNCFEGADRYPADDIRQALDLDPDVPLVLCDARDRESVKEILIGVVQHAMAFQASHRQTVTT; encoded by the coding sequence ATGATCTTCGGGCGTTCTGAGCGCGGGAAGCCTCCGGTCGAGCCCGTCACGCTCAAGATCCTGGTGGCCGGCGGCTTCGGTGTGGGCAAGACCACCCTCGTCGGCGCGGTCAGCGAGATCAGGCCGCTGCGCACTGAGGAACTGCTCACCGAGGCCGGACGTCCGGTCGACGACACGAGCGGTGTCGAGGCCAAGCGCACCACCACCGTGGCCATGGACTTCGGCCGCATCACCCTGCGCGAGGACCTGGTCCTGTACCTCTTCGGCACGCCCGGCCAGGAGCGGTTCTGGTTCATGTGGGACGAGCTGTCGGAGGGTGCCCTCGGCGCCATCGTCCTCGCCGACACGCGGCGTCTGGAGGACTCCTTCGCCGGCATCGACTACTTCGAGCGGCGCGGCATACCCTTCCTCGTCGGCGTCAACTGCTTCGAGGGCGCAGACCGTTACCCCGCCGACGACATCCGGCAGGCCCTCGATCTGGACCCCGATGTACCGCTGGTGCTGTGCGACGCCCGTGACCGGGAGTCCGTCAAGGAGATCCTCATCGGCGTCGTCCAGCACGCGATGGCCTTCCAGGCGAGCCACCGACAGACCGTGACGACCTGA
- the glpK gene encoding glycerol kinase GlpK produces the protein MTDKFVAAIDQGTTSSRCIIFNQDGAIVAVDQREHRQIFPKPGWVEHDATEIWSKVQAVVAGAIAKAGLRTDQLSALGITNQRETTVLWDRATGKPVHNAIVWQDTRTAALCNQLGGSDGQDRFREQTGLPLASYFSGPKAAWLLDNVPGLRDRAERGEIAFGTIDSWLIWNLTGGTDGGRHVTDVTNAGRTMLMNLGTLQWDSSILSAMNVPEAILPEIRSSAEVYGTAVGQLAGVPVASALGDQQAAIFGQACYDVGTAKNTYGTGSFLLLNTGNRPVPSKSGLLTTMGYKIGDEAPVYCLEGAIAITGALVQWFRDQLGIIRTADEIESLAESVEDNGGAYIVPAFSGLFAPYWRSDARGVVTGLTRYVTKAHLARAVLEATSWQTREVVDAMYQDSGVEITTLKVDGGMTKNNLLMQHQADVLGVPVIRPKISETTCLGAAYAAGLATGVWNDLDELKAHWAKDAEWTPTMTAEVRDREYHNWRKAVEKSFGWEEDGQS, from the coding sequence ATGACGGACAAGTTCGTCGCCGCAATCGACCAGGGCACGACCTCGAGCCGCTGCATCATCTTCAACCAGGACGGCGCGATCGTGGCCGTCGACCAGCGCGAGCACCGCCAAATCTTCCCCAAGCCCGGCTGGGTGGAGCATGACGCCACGGAGATCTGGTCCAAGGTGCAGGCGGTGGTCGCCGGGGCGATCGCGAAGGCCGGACTGCGCACCGACCAGCTCAGCGCGCTCGGCATCACCAACCAGCGCGAGACGACGGTCCTGTGGGACCGTGCGACCGGCAAGCCGGTGCACAACGCGATCGTGTGGCAGGACACGCGCACCGCGGCACTGTGCAACCAGCTCGGCGGCTCGGACGGCCAGGACCGGTTCCGCGAGCAGACCGGTCTGCCGCTGGCCAGCTACTTCTCCGGCCCCAAGGCCGCCTGGCTGCTGGACAACGTGCCCGGCCTGCGGGATCGCGCCGAACGCGGCGAGATCGCCTTCGGCACCATCGACTCCTGGCTCATCTGGAACCTCACCGGCGGCACGGACGGCGGGCGGCACGTCACCGATGTGACGAACGCCGGGCGCACCATGCTGATGAACCTGGGGACCCTCCAGTGGGACTCCTCGATCCTGTCCGCCATGAACGTGCCCGAGGCCATCCTGCCGGAGATCAGGTCCTCCGCCGAGGTGTACGGCACCGCCGTCGGCCAGCTGGCCGGGGTCCCGGTCGCCTCGGCCCTGGGCGACCAGCAGGCGGCCATATTCGGTCAGGCCTGCTACGACGTCGGCACCGCGAAGAACACCTACGGCACCGGTAGCTTCCTGCTGCTCAACACGGGCAACCGGCCGGTGCCGTCGAAGAGCGGGCTGCTGACGACGATGGGCTACAAGATCGGCGACGAGGCGCCGGTGTACTGCCTGGAGGGTGCGATAGCCATAACGGGCGCGCTCGTCCAATGGTTCCGCGACCAGCTCGGCATCATCCGCACCGCCGACGAGATCGAGTCCCTCGCGGAAAGCGTCGAGGACAACGGCGGCGCGTACATCGTGCCCGCCTTCTCCGGCCTGTTCGCTCCGTACTGGCGCTCGGACGCGCGCGGCGTCGTCACCGGTCTGACGCGCTACGTCACCAAGGCGCACCTCGCCCGCGCGGTGCTGGAGGCGACGAGCTGGCAGACGCGCGAGGTCGTGGACGCCATGTACCAGGACTCCGGCGTCGAGATCACGACCCTGAAGGTCGACGGTGGCATGACGAAGAACAACCTCCTCATGCAGCACCAGGCCGACGTACTCGGCGTGCCGGTGATCCGGCCCAAGATCTCCGAGACGACGTGTCTGGGCGCCGCGTACGCGGCCGGGCTGGCCACGGGCGTGTGGAACGACCTGGACGAGCTCAAGGCGCACTGGGCGAAGGACGCCGAGTGGACGCCCACGATGACCGCCGAGGTGCGTGACCGCGAGTACCACAACTGGCGCAAGGCGGTGGAGAAGAGCTTCGGCTGGGAGGAGGACGGCCAGAGCTGA
- a CDS encoding MIP/aquaporin family protein, with amino-acid sequence MSNGDIFLGEVIGTAILILFGAGVVAAVLLNYSKAKDGGWIVIAFGWGFGVMAGAYTAAPLSGGHLNPAVTIGIAIDTGVWDKVGIYIAGQMVGAMLGAVLCWLVYFAQFQANRDEKIAQPTLGIFSTAPAIRNPVANLITEIIATIALVLPILAFGLTKGLALSGTGILIVSFLVVGIGLSLGGPTGYAINPARDLGPRIIHALLPIPNKGGSDWSYSWIPVAGPLIGGVLGGVIYNAAF; translated from the coding sequence ATGAGCAACGGAGACATTTTCCTCGGTGAGGTCATCGGCACCGCGATCCTGATCCTCTTCGGGGCCGGCGTCGTAGCCGCAGTCCTACTGAACTACTCCAAGGCGAAGGACGGTGGCTGGATCGTCATCGCCTTCGGCTGGGGTTTCGGCGTCATGGCCGGCGCGTACACCGCGGCCCCGCTGTCCGGCGGACACCTCAACCCGGCCGTGACGATCGGGATCGCCATCGACACGGGGGTCTGGGACAAGGTCGGCATCTACATCGCCGGCCAGATGGTCGGCGCGATGCTCGGCGCGGTGCTGTGCTGGCTTGTCTACTTCGCGCAGTTCCAGGCCAACCGCGACGAGAAGATCGCCCAGCCGACGCTCGGGATCTTCTCCACCGCGCCCGCGATCCGAAATCCCGTCGCGAACCTGATCACCGAGATCATCGCGACGATCGCGCTGGTGCTGCCGATCCTGGCGTTCGGCCTGACCAAGGGCCTCGCCCTGTCGGGCACGGGGATCCTGATCGTCTCGTTCCTGGTGGTCGGCATCGGTCTGTCGCTCGGCGGTCCCACGGGGTACGCCATCAACCCGGCCCGTGACCTGGGCCCCCGCATCATCCACGCCCTGCTCCCGATTCCCAACAAGGGCGGCTCGGACTGGAGTTACTCGTGGATCCCGGTCGCGGGACCGCTGATCGGCGGGGTGCTGGGCGGGGTCATCTACAACGCAGCGTTCTGA